The Sporosarcina sp. FSL W7-1349 genome contains the following window.
GCCATGCTGATCCCGCAATAAAATAGCTTCTTCAATTGCATATTCGTCGTACGGATTGATGATAAATTCAGCTCCATCATCGCGGATTTTCCCTTGTTGAATATCGATTTTTTCCTCGGTATCAAAAGTGCGCTTAAGCAAAACATAAATATTCACGATACTTCTCTCCTCACTATTATTAAACTTGTAAGTTTTCAACAATTGTTGTAATTCCCAAACCGCCTGCAATGCAGAGCGATACAAGTCCATACCGTTCTCCCCGGCGTTCCATCTCATGCAACAGCTTCGTCATTAAAATAGCTCCTGTCGCTCCGATCGGGTGTCCGAGCGCAATCGCACCACCATTGACATTGATGCGATCGAGCGGGATATCCCACTCCTTCACAACCGCTAAAGATTGCGCTGCAAATGCTTCATTTAATTCGATTAAGCCGATATCTCGGAGTGACAAGCCGACCTGTTTCAATGCCTTTGCCGTTGCGGGAACAGGGCCGATTCCCATAATATCGGGAGATACACCCGCTGCAGCCTGCGCAATGATACGGGCTTTCGGCTTGAAACCATGCTGTAACGCCGCATCTTCTGATGCAACAATCACTGCGGACGCCCCATCATTCCGTCCACTGCTGTTTCCTGCTGTGACGGTTCCATCTTTTCTGAAAACAGGCTTGAGCTTTGCCAATTGGTCCGGCGAAGACAGACGCGGGTGTTCATCCACATTGAACCGTGTCGACGATTTGCGCTCCTTCACTTCAATATCCATAATTTCATCTTTGAATTTTCCACCGCTGATCGCTTCTTGCGCTAACTGCTGGCTGCGGTGTGCGAATTCATCTTGCTCTTCTCTGGATATATTATATTTTTCCGCTAGGTTCTCTGCGGTCTCACCCATCGTGAACGAGCCATATTGGTCAATCGGCTGAGAACGGGGCTGGCTTTCCGTATTTGGATCTAGCAGCAAACCATTGCCCGCCCCATAACCGTACCGCGCATTTCGGATATAGTAAGGGGCTGTGCTCATACTTTCCACTCCGCCTGCAACAATAAAGTCCGCAAGACCTGTTTGAATTTGCTGTGCCGCATTATTGATAGCCTGAATTCCGGAACCGCACTGACGATGCACCGTATAACCCGGGATTTCGAGCGGTAGTTTGGCACGAAGGGATGCCACACGGGCCAAGTTTGGAGTATCCGTACTTTGCTTCCCTTGGCCCAATATCACTTCATCAATTAAATTCGCATCCATATTAGTACGGCGGAGAATTTCACCGATGACATCAGCACCTAAGTAATCAGCCTCCACTGTCTTCAAGGCTCCGCCCAATCTCCCAATAGCGGTTCGGACTGAATCAAGAATGACTGCCTGTCTCATACATGTTCCTCCTGCTTGCTATAGTCATAAAATCCTTGCCCCGATTTCCTTCCCAGTCTACCTGATTTCACATATTTAATGAGAAGCGGACAAGGGCGATACTTCTCTCCTAGCGTTTCATATAAATACTCCATATTGCGCAGACGAGAGTCGAGCCCTACCAAATCTGCCAGCTCGAGCGGACCCATCGGATGGTTCAAGCCAAGTTTCAAAGCCTTATCGATATCTTCAGCGGAGGCTACCCCTTCCATCAACATATTCATGGCTTCATTCCCGATCATGCAGTTCATCCGGCTTGTGACAAAACCGGGAAACTCATTTACTTCGATCACTTCCTTGTTCATTTGCAACGCAACTTCTTTAACGATTTCATATGTTTCATCAGATGTGTCCAGCCCTCTCACAATCTCCACTAGTTTCATCCGAGGCACAGGATTAAAAAAGTGCATTGCAATTGTTTGGGGAGCGCGCTTTGTCTGCGCTCCGATTTCCGTCGGGCTCATCGTTGAAGTGTTGGTCGCTAGAACAGTATGTACCGGGCAGATTTCATCCAGCTTCTGAAAGACATCAATTTTCAATGTCATATCCTCCAAAACAGCCTCGATAACCAAATCGGCATTTTTACCGGCAACTTCTAAATCCGTCGTCAAGGAAATGCGCTTTAACGATTGTCTATCCGTCTCCTTTGCATAACCCCTTTGAATCGCCTTTTCCAAATCGACTTCCATTTGCTTCATAGCATTTTCCAATGAACTTTCATGGATATCATGCAGGATGACATCAAATTGATGAAGAGCAGCTGTGTAAGCAATGCCCCGTCCCATTACCCCCGCGCCAATAACACTGATTTTTTTCATAAGTAATTCCTTCCCCCGTCTTTCGAATATATTCTCTTCTGCATTAATTTGTTTCAAAATGAAAATCAACGTTTCATATTGAGACGAAAGATAATTGTCCTTAGAACTGTGGAACCCGTTTTTCAATGAAAGCGGTTGTCCCTTCCTGTTTATCTTTCCTATCAGACAATATGGCTCGTACAAGCTTTCCAGCAATAGAGCCAAGCAAGTCATTTAATCCCTCCCTTCTTCTTGCACAGAGCAATTCTCATGCCAGTGCTTTGTTTCGAACATTGTACAAAAAGTGCTCCAGCTGCTCGGATAACCCTTTCGATCCGAATTTCACCCTTTTGGCTTCGGGAAAATAGAAGGTGACCCAATCCAAAAAATGCAATATGGATTCACGCCGCTTTACAATATTGCTCACTTGATGATCGGCAAACCATTTGTCGACCGTGTTATAAATGCCACGGTTGACCCCGTATGTTTCATCACAAAATCGGGCAAATTCGAGATCCGGCATATGAATAATCATTTCGTGCTTCTTATCTTGCAAGGAAGAAGGATACTGTTTGAGCTTCTTCGTTTTATCTCTCAACTCATTCAGATACTCTTTGGCGGTTGAACAGTCTTTATTGAGCTGACGAATCATAGTTTTGATTGAGCCGAACTTTTGTTCATTACGTATAAATTGGCAGACCTCCACTTCCAGCATTTCATCATAAATTGTTTTATTGAAATCAAAAATATGCACCTCAAATATTTTTTCCCGCATTTCGCTTTCAAATGTGGGCTTTACGCCAACGTTCATCACACCCATAAATTGCTCATCTTGGTATTTGACAAATACACTATATACGCCATTAAGGGCAGGAAAGTTAGCCTTCGATTGCAAGGACAGATTTGCAGTCGGAAAACCTAATGTCCTTCCCACTTGATTGCCCCTAATCACCATTCCGGTAAAAGTTGTTTGAATATCTGGTATACGATTCATGAAATACCTCCTTAGTTGCTTCAGAATTAAGTAGAACCCTCTACCAAACCCCAAGCAACTTTCATACCAAATATACGTAACAAACAGAAAATATTTAATTATTAGTAGATTTTTCCGAGAAAGGATAGTAAGATTGCTTGCAACAGAGTTTTCTGCCACGAACTTGTCATAATTCCGCAAGGGAGAGGAAGAAATTCGAATAATTATCGCTCTTTGCTAACAGTTCATGGATTGGGGATAGGTAAAACAGTTGAGAAATGAGGGAACGGGAAATGAATTTAAGCATGCAGGTTACAACTCAATTAACACAAACGTTAACAGTCGATTTGATTCAGCATCTTGAGATTTTACAGTTTTCAGACTACGAACTGGAAAAGCATATTTATGAGAAAGCAAATGAGAATCCACTCTTAAATGTGATAGAACCCCAGTTGAAACATATGAATAATATAGTCGATTTCTCGACCATTCAAAAAAGCAATCCGACGATTCCAAAACAGCAGGACCAATACTTTGACAGGATCCAGACAGCATTACCGCAGAAAGAGCCTATTGAAAATTTTTTACTCGAACAAATTCCTTTGGATAGTAACTTATGTAAAACCGAAATCAGAGTTATTAAGTACCTCATTCATCATCTGGATGAAAGATACTTTTTATCTGAGAATATTTTCGACATCGCAAATCAATTGGGCAAAGAAGCGGGACTAGTGGAACGGATGTTGCATCTGCTCCAGACGTTCGAACCAATTGGAGTCGGAGCACGAAATATACAGGAATATTTAGTAATCCAAATTAAGAACGATGTAAATGCTCCGCCGCTGGCACAAACATTTGTAGAGCAACATTTGTCTGAAGTTGCAGATCTATCGATCAAGTTTTTAAGCACAACTTATAAAGCCTCCATCCAACAGGTCAAAGAAACGTTGGACTATATACGCAGCCTAAACCCTCCTTCGATCAACGAACGTGCGGTTGGTCCGACTTATGTAATACCCGATGTGTATGTCAAAAAGGTACATAATGAATGGGTTATAGAATTGAATACCAATTCCCGCTCCAAGATTGAAATTAATGAGGTTTATGCGGATTTGTTAAAAACAAACCCGGAGTATAAAAATTACTATCAAAATTGTTTAAAGGACCTTATGTTACTCATGCAGGGCATTGAACAAAGGGATAAAACAATCTACAGCTTGACTCGTTTATTGCTCGAATTGCAGCCGAACTTTTTTGAACACGGAATGACAGCGCTTACACCAATGCGGCTCAAAGATATGGCAGACGCCCTCGAGCTACACGAATCAACTATTAGTAGGGCTATCCGAGGAAAGTATATTCATACTCCTCTTGGTATCTTCCCCTTCCGTTCATTGTTTACAAAAGGCCTTACGAATGGCTTCGGGAAAACGGACTCAGTATCTCAGATAAAACAACACATACAAGAATTGGTATCTAAGGAATATAAAGATTCTCCGTTATCCGATCAGCAATTAACGGAAGGGTTACTCCAAAAAGGGATTCAAATATCGAGAAGGACTGTCACAAAATATCGTAAAGAACTAAATATCCCAAATTCTAATAAACGTTTATATTTATAAATTGTAATGACCATCCGAGCCTAACGCACAGCTAGTAATAAATTCATCATGTAGTAACACACCCAGTATTCCGTACAAAAGCAAATAAAAAATATAACTCCCTCAACGTTAGTTGCTTAATGGCAAGTTGTGTTGAGGGAGTTCTTCATTTAATTAACAATGTTTATATATGATTTATTTGGAGTGCGATTCCATCCTTATTGTTTATTATTTGCAAACTCCCCTCCTCTAAAAGATAGTTTAAGTAGCTCAATGTTTGCATAATTTGCGGAGAAGACTTTGTAATATCTTTTTTATAGAGAAACTGAATTATTTGCTCAAACGTATGTGGTTTCTGTATGAGCAGTTCTTTAAATTGATGAAGCCTCTCTACATGTCTCGTCTCAATGCTTTTGATTAAATCAACAGTATCTTCAATGACGTCGCCATGACCCGATACAGCTAATTTACATGGAATATATTTAACTTTTTTCAGCGATCGAAGGTAGTTTTCAAGTGGATTGAATTGAATATTTTCAACTATTAGAAGCGGACTGAAATCTTGAATTAGATGATCACTTGCGAATAGCACTTGCCTATTTTGTTCATAGAAGCAAAATTGATCGACTGCGTGACCCGGCGTTGCAATTGCTTGAAATTTTAAGGAGCCAATCTGGAGAATATCGCCATCTTCAACAGTCTCATCAATCTCAAAGTCATAGGCTTCTTGTTCATTTATAAGCGTTTTCGGAGAATAAGGATACGTATAGCCATATCGCATGGCAGTTTCTATCAAACCGACATTTGTAGGATCTGTTTTCATGGTTTTAAGCTTTTCCTTACTTTTCGAGGAAGCGATGATTTTTGGACCTGCTTTCTGTAACAAAAAGTGACAACAACCGGCGTGATCTGTATGGATATGTGTTAATAAAATATGAGAAATTGGTTTTTCCAATGTTGGCAGGAATTCTTCCCAAAATCTTTTAGTTTCATCATTATTTTCGCCTGTATCTATAAGTACATAAGAATTTTCATGCTCTATTAAATAACAATTGACTGCTGCGTTATAAACAGAGGGCAATGTTATTTTATAAATAGAGTCCATAATTTCTGTAATCCCCATACTCCACCTCCATACAATTTAATAAATTTTTCTATTCTTACCTAAAATCCAAGCAAAATCTATGCCAATAAGTCCTATATGTGACACCGACCTGTAACTAGCTCCTTGTTCGCAAAGAGAATTCATAAAAATGACTTGGACAACTTCAAATAACAAGCTAAATGAATCTTCAGAATGTCATCGCTGTTATCCAAGTCAATCTGTAACAAATCCTCAATTTTTTTAATGCGTTGGTAAAGAGTGTTGGGATGAATGTGAAGCTTTTTGGCCGCTTCTCTTGCAGAACGGTTTGTTTTCATATACACAAGAATCGTTCTTTCCAACTCGCTATTCGCTTCATGAGATAATGGGAAAAAAACTTCATTGATAAATTGCTCGATTATATGCGGTTGTTGATGCAAAAACAAACGGTTCAAGCCTATGTTTTCATATTGCATTAACTCAAATCGATTGTGTCCGGACAAGTAGTTTATCGTATCTTCGGCTTCGTCGTAACATTTTCCAACGTTCTCTAATCCTTTATAAACGGCACTGATTCCTCCAAGGAATGGGGAGTTTTTGCCCTTCACCCATTGTTCTTGTATAGTCGCCAACGTTTCCTGCACTGTATCCAGTGCATCAGGTTCTGGTAATGGAGAAAGGATGAATACCCGATTTTGGATCCCAAAGATCATTTTTCCTTGTGAGCGCAATTCTTTTTGTATTTTCAGGACCAGTTGATGTATTTCAATTTCAAGTTGCTGTAAATCATTGTAGCTGGGGATTTCAATGATGGCCATATACCAATAGGAATTGATATCAACCCCCATCCGGCTTCCAAAGCTTTGTAAATGTTCCGCGATTCTATGTGAAAGCAATTCCCGAAACTGTTCATATGTTTTTTTATAAAAGTATTCTGTCACGGTCTGCTTTTTTATTAATTCCATGGCAATGATCGAACTTCCTTGTTCCAATATCATGCGGTCCGATTCAGAAATGACACCATTTGTCGGGATAATGAAACATCCAAGGAAAACACTCCCATTGTGAATGGGAAGCAGATAATACGTTTCAAGTGAGGACACGCCCTTCTCCACATATTGGGGTTTCCGGTTGGCCGCGAACATTTTTTTTAATTCTTCCGTCGTAAAATCGGATGCTTGGCTTGGGTAGGCAAAATAAAACAAATTATCAATGACATTGTAAAAAAAGACGGGCCTGGATATCATCTGATTGAATTCACGAATAATCGTTTCCAGACCCTTATTCTCCAGTGAGATATTGGTCAGTGCTTCATGGACTTCATACCTTTTTTGAAGCTGGAAGTTCCGTTCTTCCAGCTGCTTGCTCGGCAAATCCTTGCAGTAACAGGAGGTCATGTTCATCGAACGGTTGTTTTCCACGCCATTGATGGACAGTCATTACACCGATTCTTTTCTCCGCTATCGAAATAGGAACGGCAATGAAGGAACTGGGGAAGCCAGGATGTGATGATGTAGTTAAAGATACATAGTTTGTTTCCGATATATTGTTGCGGCGCATTCCCCTTTCAACTTCTTCTTCAGATTTAAAAAGTCTCCCGATTCCATCTTGAAATAACATGCAGAAGAAACACCTCCAGGTGGCGCGAAAAGCATTGTGGAATCTGGAGTCCTCGATGATTTGGACGCTGTCTTCGGCACGCATTTAATGCCGAATTTACCGACAGGGGTAATTGGCTACCGAAGCGGTTTCTCCATGGTGGGCAGGACCTACTTCAAGCTGGCCATCAAAGGCAAGGGAGGCCATGGATCATCCCCGCATCAAGCGAATGACCCGATTGTAGCAGGCGCTTATTTCGTCACCGCAATCCAAACTATTATTAGTCGTCGATTAAATCCATATGAAATGGGAGTCGTTACAATCGGTTCATTCGACGGAAAAGGAGCATTTAACGTTATCAAGCATAGTGTTGAACTGGAAGGGGATGTCCGATATATGACGGAAGACAGCCAGAAGATCATTGCCGAGGAAATCCACCGAATTACAAATGGAATTGAATTGGAATTCGACGTCCACTGCGAGCTCACGTATGTTCCGGATTATCCACCCTTATACAATGATCCGACGGTGACAGCGAAAGTCGTCTCCATTCTAGAACAGGCAAATGATCCGGTCATTCACGAGATTACGGAGATTCCGATCAATTCCGGCTCTGAAGACTTATCCTATTACACTCAAAAAATACCGGGAACTTTCTATATTATCGGCTGCCAACCGAAAGGGGTTGTCAAACCGTATCTGAACCACCATCCTAAATTTGATATTGATGAAGAGGCACTACTTGTATCAGCAAAATCCGTAGCTCATGTTGTTTGTGATTACTACGGCCATGAGTAATTTTAATTGAATTGAGGCTGTCTAGATAATTAGAAACAGGCTTTAGAAAAGTGTATCAATTTTCTGAAGCCTGTTCTTTGTAGGATACATCTCGGAAAATCGCCAAAAACGGCGAGACTCCGCGGGAAGTGAGCCCTTTCTGGTGATTTTCCGGGCTTTGGGACAACTCCTTGCCTATTTTTGAAAAAATGAGTAACTGTCGGTACAATGAAGAAAACCTTCATAGATAGGATGACAGGCATGCGAATCAATAAATTCCTAAGCGAAGCGGGCATCGTTTCCCGCCGGGGTGCAGACAAGTGGATCGAGGACGGCCGTGTAACTATTAACGGACAGCCGGCCGAACTCGGCAGCCGTGTGGAACCCAGCGATGAAGTTTACGTAGATGGGAAACCCGTCCAGACGGAAGAACAACTCGTATATATCGCGTTGAATAAACCCGTCGGCATCACAAGCACGACCGAGCGGCATATTCAAGGCAATGTCGTCGACTTCATCAACCATCCACTGCGGATTTTCCACATTGGCCGACTCGACAAAGATTCCGAGGGCCTTCTGCTGCTAACGAACGACGGCGATATCGTCAATGAAATTCTGCGCGAGGAACATGGGCATGAGAAGGAATATATCGTCACCGTGGATCACGCCATCACTTCGGATTTCATTGGGAAAATGGAGTCAGGCGTCAAAATCCTCGGCACGACGACCAAACCTTGCAAAGTGAAAAAACTCGGCCCCCGCACGTTTAATATTACGCTGACGCAAGGACTCAACCGCCAAATCCGCCGCATGTGCGCCGCGCTCGGCTACCATGTGCAAAAACTGAAGCGAACCCGCATTCTTAATATCCATCTCGGCGACTTACCTGTTGGCCAATGGCGTGACTTGACGGACGCGGAATTGGAAACGATGTTCAAGATGTTGAATTATGCACCGAAACGATAGCACATCAAGTGACCTGCCCCGATAGTGGGGTGGGTCATTCTTATTTATGGAACTGTGAGAGCTTAGCCTGAAACTGTCAGGGCCCAGTCCCAAACTGTATGGGCGCGAAGAAACTCTCAGGGCTATTTTGCCAGCTGTAAGGGCAATCCTACGAACTGTCAGACCCCGGTCCCAAACTATAAGGACGCGAAAAAACTCTCAGGGCTATTTCGCCAGCTGTAAGGACAATTCGTTGAACTGTCAGGGCTCAGCGTCAAACTGTAAGGGCACGGGGGGAACTCTCATGGCTATTCCGCTAACTGTAAGGGCAATATCACGAACTGTGAGGGCCCAGCTTCAAACTGTAAGGGCGCGGAGAAACTCTCAGGGCTATTCCACCAACTGTAAGGGCAATCCTACGAACTGTCAGACCCCGGTCCCAAACTATAAGGACGCGGGAAAACTCTCAGTGCTATTTCGCCAGCTGTTAGGGCAACCCCGCGAACTTTCAGAGCTCAGTCCCAAACTGGCTACGAAAAATTCTCAGAAAACCGGGAAACCGGCAAGTCAATGCTGAAACTATATAGAACGAACAAATGATTTGTAATGGGTGGCTCCAGTTGCTTGTAGTGAAAGGCGGCGACTCCAGCGGGAACAGCACGAGCTGAAAGCCCCGCAGGAGCGCAGCGACGAGGAGATTGAAGCCGTGCCCGCGGAAAGCGTCCGCCTGGAACGGTAAGCAACGGTTGGCTGGTAGTGTCCACTTCTTTAGTACGTTTTATATAGTTTCCTTCCTGCACATTTAGGGGAATAGGAGAGAGAGTCACCATTTTGAATAGTTGAGTGAGGTGGATGCAATGGAGCCGAAAATGGATGAAGTGGAAGTAGCTCGCGCCCTCATACAAGTGTTGAAGGACGGGAAAAAAGAAACCTTCCATGATCTTCTGAAAGAGTTGGATCCCTATGAAATTGCCAAACAGTATAAAGACTTGCCTAAAAAGCGGCGGCCATTGTTTTTGGAATTCCTGACAATTGAAGAGTTGACTTCCTTACTAAAATACTTGAATCAAGACGAACAATTGGGCGTGCTGGAAATGATCGGTCCCGAGCGCTCTACCGATATTTTGGAACTGATGCAGAGCAATGAGCTCGCTTTCCTTTTTTCTGGTCTTTCCAACTCCAAAGTGGATCGGTTGATTGCCCATATGAAACGCGAGCAAATGGAAGAGATTCTGCACATTCTGGATTATCCGCCGAAGACGGCCGGGCGGGTTATGAACAGCCGCTATCTTGCGGTGTTCCCGACAATGACAGTAGAAGAGGCGGAACAGGAATTAAAAAAATTCCAGGAACTCGCCAAATACTTGAATTACCTGTATATCGTCGACGAGGGACGGAAGCTCGTCGGTGTCGTCTCCTATCGGGATCTGATCTTGGCTGATCCCCAAGCGAAAATTAGCGATATCATGACGACGAAGCTCGTGAAAGCCGATGTGCTGATGAAGCAGGAGCATGTCGCACGGTTAATCGGAAAGTATGATTTCGATTCACTGCCGGTTGTCGATTCAAACAATGTGCTGCTCGGCGCCATTACCGTCGAGAATGTCCTGGATATCGTCGTACGGGAAGCGAATGAAGATATTGAGATGCTTTTGGCTTCGGGTAAATCAATCGATTTCCGAACGAGACCGTTGGTAGCGGCCAAACGAAGGCTGCCTTGGCTCATTCTTCTTCTTTTTATCGGCTTGGTGTCAGGCAGCATCATCTCAAAATTTGAAGAGACGTTGGAAACGGTAGTCGCACTCGCTTTCTTCATGCCGATGATTGCCGGCATGACCGGGAACACCGGGACCCAATCGCTCGCCGTCGTCGTACGCGGCCTTGTGTCGGAGGATGTCGATATGAAAAAATCATTGAAGCTCCTGTTCCGAGAATTGATTGTCGGCATTATCATTGGACTCACTTGCGGCGTCGTCATCTCGATCATTGCGTATATCTGGCAGGACAGCTTCACGCTCGGCCTCGTCGTAGGTTCCTCGCTGTTGGCAACATTGATTATCGGGACGATTGCCGGTACCGTCATCCCGTTGATTTTGAATAAATTCAAAGTCGACCCGGCGGTAGCTTCTGGCCCTTTGATTACGACCATCAACGATATTTTATCCCTTCTTATCTATTTCGGAATCGCCACGATGTTCCTTTCCAAATTAAGCTAGGAATTCAGTAGGCGATACCGACGCGATAGCCGATGTGGTCGCCCTCCACTAATTCAGTGTACGCAAATTGGGCAGTGTCGTCGACTGAGATTTCCTTGCCCTCTTCTGGTAAGAAATCTCGTTCAATACGGTAGGCTCCGGCGGCAGGACCGTCGGGTAAATAGGTTGGACAGATGATTGTCCAATCCAATCCCGATTGTCGCAGCATCCCAAATGCTTTATGGTGTTCCTCGGCAGCGAACGTCAACCGACGATTGGAATCACCCGCTTCGTAACGGAGCAATTCGGGGGTTGTTCGGCTTTGCAGGATACCCGCTGTCCCAATCGTGACAATCCGACGGACCCCCGACTGCTCCATCGCCCGGATGAAGTGGGGCGTTGCTTCTGTCAAAGTCGTCGTCCGATCGGTGCCTAGTGCACTGAAAACGGCTTCCGCCCCAGCGACGGCCCTGCTTACAGCTTCAAAATGACGGACATCCCCTTCAATCACCCGGAGCTGTTCATGAGATGCCAATGTTTCTGGTGACCGGGAAAGGGCTGTTACTTCATGTCCGTCAGCGAGGGCAAGTCGCAACCATTCGCCTCCGACCCGGCCCGTTGCCCCAAATAATGCGATTTTCATTGGAAAACGCCTCCTTCTCCCTCCACCATACCGAATTTTCTTCGGGATACAAAGACATAAGTATGGATCACTGGGGAACCCCGGGAAACTGACACACCTCGAAGGCAAACTCACACACCCCAAGAAAAAACATACTCTCCCATTGTATAAACCCATAAAAAAGCCGCCCATCTTGCCAAAATGACAAAACAGACGGCTTTCTTCTATTTCATTCACACCGGTTGCGCCACTTTTTGAAGCATCGTGCCGTGGGTTGCCAAATGGGTATGCCAGGAGAATGCTTTTTCAATGACGTGCGGTGTATGGCCGCCTCGTTGCAGCGCTTCATTATAATATGTCCGCATTTGCTCGCGGTACATCGGGTGCATGCAGTTTTCGATGATCAACTCCACCCGTTCCCGGGGAGCCAACCCGCGTAGATCGGCGTAGCCTTGTTCCGTTACAATGACATCGACGTCATGTTCTGTGTGATCCACATGTGTGACAAACGGGACAATGCTTGAAATCGCGCCGCCTTTGGCAATTGATTTCGTAACAAAAATCGCGAGTCTGGCATTCCGTGCAAAATCTCCGGAACCGCCGATGCCATTCATCATTTTCGTCCCGGACACATGTGTCGAGTTGACATTGCCGTAAATATCCAACTCCAATGCCGTATTGATAGAAATCAAACCAAGACGCCGAATGATTTCCGGATGGTTCGAAATCTCCTGCGGGCGCATGATGAGTTTATCCCGGTACGTTTCCAAGTCGTGGAACACCTGATTTGCTTTGTCTTCAGATAGCGTGATGGATGCGCAGGAAGCGAAACGTACTTTTCCGGCATCTATCAAGTCGAATACTGCGTCCTGCAACACTTCAGAGTAAACTTCCAACTCCTCAAATTCTGAATGGACCATGCCGTGAAGAACCGCATTCGCAACGGAGCCGATTCCCGATTGAAGCGGTGCCAATTTCTCAGTCAAGCGGCCTGCCTGAATTTCCGAACGGAGGAAGTTCAGCAAGTGGCCAGCCATGATTTCCGTCTCCTCATCCGGCGGAACAATCGTGGACGGAGAATCGAGTTGGTTCGTGAAAACGATCCCTTTCACCCGCTCTACGTCAATCGGGATGCCAATCGTGCCGATGCGATCATCCGCTTTTGTCAACGGAATCGGGTCGCGTTCCCCTTGCTTGCCCGGTGCATACAAATCATGGATGCCTTCCAAAAGTTCAGAGTGGGCCAAGTTAATTTCCACGATAATCGATTTGGCATGTTGGGCAAACGTCAGCGAGTTTCCGACGGACGTTGTCGGGATGATCATTCCGTCTTCTGTAATTGAAATCGCTTCCAGAATGGCAAAGTCAATCGGATCGATCACTTCGGAACGAATCCACTCCGCGGTATGGGACAGGTGATGATCTACAAATAAATGCGCGCCTTCGTTGATCTTCTTGCGCATTGTCGGGTCAGCTTGAAAAGGGAGACGTTTGTTAACAATGCCCGCTTCCGCAAATAATTTATCGATATCAGAGCCAAGAGATGCGCCTGTATAGACGTTCACTTTAAAGGATTCATTTTCCGCACGTTCGACCAATGCCATCGGAACCGCCTTCGCATCGCCTGCACGAGTGAAACCGCTTAACGCCAACGTCATACCGTCCTTGACCCAGGAAGCTGCCTCTCCAGGCGTGACGACTACATCTTGTAAGGGCTTACATTTGATACGCTCTAGCTGTTTATCCATTTTATCTTCCTCTTTCGTTTATCTCATTTAGATAATTCTATCTAAATCGCTTTCAC
Protein-coding sequences here:
- a CDS encoding PucR family transcriptional regulator encodes the protein MNMTSCYCKDLPSKQLEERNFQLQKRYEVHEALTNISLENKGLETIIREFNQMISRPVFFYNVIDNLFYFAYPSQASDFTTEELKKMFAANRKPQYVEKGVSSLETYYLLPIHNGSVFLGCFIIPTNGVISESDRMILEQGSSIIAMELIKKQTVTEYFYKKTYEQFRELLSHRIAEHLQSFGSRMGVDINSYWYMAIIEIPSYNDLQQLEIEIHQLVLKIQKELRSQGKMIFGIQNRVFILSPLPEPDALDTVQETLATIQEQWVKGKNSPFLGGISAVYKGLENVGKCYDEAEDTINYLSGHNRFELMQYENIGLNRLFLHQQPHIIEQFINEVFFPLSHEANSELERTILVYMKTNRSAREAAKKLHIHPNTLYQRIKKIEDLLQIDLDNSDDILKIHLACYLKLSKSFL
- a CDS encoding GAF domain-containing protein, coding for MRAEDSVQIIEDSRFHNAFRATWRCFFCMLFQDGIGRLFKSEEEVERGMRRNNISETNYVSLTTSSHPGFPSSFIAVPISIAEKRIGVMTVHQWRGKQPFDEHDLLLLQGFAEQAAGRTELPASKKV
- the rluF gene encoding 23S rRNA pseudouridine(2604) synthase RluF — protein: MRINKFLSEAGIVSRRGADKWIEDGRVTINGQPAELGSRVEPSDEVYVDGKPVQTEEQLVYIALNKPVGITSTTERHIQGNVVDFINHPLRIFHIGRLDKDSEGLLLLTNDGDIVNEILREEHGHEKEYIVTVDHAITSDFIGKMESGVKILGTTTKPCKVKKLGPRTFNITLTQGLNRQIRRMCAALGYHVQKLKRTRILNIHLGDLPVGQWRDLTDAELETMFKMLNYAPKR
- the mgtE gene encoding magnesium transporter, encoding MEPKMDEVEVARALIQVLKDGKKETFHDLLKELDPYEIAKQYKDLPKKRRPLFLEFLTIEELTSLLKYLNQDEQLGVLEMIGPERSTDILELMQSNELAFLFSGLSNSKVDRLIAHMKREQMEEILHILDYPPKTAGRVMNSRYLAVFPTMTVEEAEQELKKFQELAKYLNYLYIVDEGRKLVGVVSYRDLILADPQAKISDIMTTKLVKADVLMKQEHVARLIGKYDFDSLPVVDSNNVLLGAITVENVLDIVVREANEDIEMLLASGKSIDFRTRPLVAAKRRLPWLILLLFIGLVSGSIISKFEETLETVVALAFFMPMIAGMTGNTGTQSLAVVVRGLVSEDVDMKKSLKLLFRELIVGIIIGLTCGVVISIIAYIWQDSFTLGLVVGSSLLATLIIGTIAGTVIPLILNKFKVDPAVASGPLITTINDILSLLIYFGIATMFLSKLS
- a CDS encoding NAD(P)-dependent oxidoreductase, with translation MKIALFGATGRVGGEWLRLALADGHEVTALSRSPETLASHEQLRVIEGDVRHFEAVSRAVAGAEAVFSALGTDRTTTLTEATPHFIRAMEQSGVRRIVTIGTAGILQSRTTPELLRYEAGDSNRRLTFAAEEHHKAFGMLRQSGLDWTIICPTYLPDGPAAGAYRIERDFLPEEGKEISVDDTAQFAYTELVEGDHIGYRVGIAY
- a CDS encoding acetyl-CoA hydrolase/transferase family protein, whose product is MDKQLERIKCKPLQDVVVTPGEAASWVKDGMTLALSGFTRAGDAKAVPMALVERAENESFKVNVYTGASLGSDIDKLFAEAGIVNKRLPFQADPTMRKKINEGAHLFVDHHLSHTAEWIRSEVIDPIDFAILEAISITEDGMIIPTTSVGNSLTFAQHAKSIIVEINLAHSELLEGIHDLYAPGKQGERDPIPLTKADDRIGTIGIPIDVERVKGIVFTNQLDSPSTIVPPDEETEIMAGHLLNFLRSEIQAGRLTEKLAPLQSGIGSVANAVLHGMVHSEFEELEVYSEVLQDAVFDLIDAGKVRFASCASITLSEDKANQVFHDLETYRDKLIMRPQEISNHPEIIRRLGLISINTALELDIYGNVNSTHVSGTKMMNGIGGSGDFARNARLAIFVTKSIAKGGAISSIVPFVTHVDHTEHDVDVIVTEQGYADLRGLAPRERVELIIENCMHPMYREQMRTYYNEALQRGGHTPHVIEKAFSWHTHLATHGTMLQKVAQPV